From a region of the Streptomyces caniferus genome:
- a CDS encoding NAD(P)H-binding protein, with translation MTDPDTILVTGATGNTGSRLVPRLAALGHPVRAAGRRAPELPGAQGVAFDWYDPATHDAALRGAARLYLVPPTAAPDPAAVMLPFLERARSAGVRRVALLSSSAIPAGGPGVGQVHAALPDLFDAWAVLRPSWFMQNFTDRHPHAESIRTSGVLLTATGAGRVGFIDADDIAAVAAHALTDEPPLRGADLVLTGPQSLSYDDIAATLTALGGRPVRHRSLTYDQLHDRLAADMPAGFATLLAGLDRAIADGAEDRVTDTVERVTGRPPRSFREFAAARWGT, from the coding sequence ATGACCGACCCCGACACCATCCTGGTCACCGGCGCCACCGGCAACACCGGCAGCCGCCTCGTGCCCCGGCTCGCCGCGCTCGGACACCCCGTCAGGGCCGCCGGCCGCCGTGCTCCCGAGCTGCCCGGGGCCCAGGGCGTCGCCTTCGACTGGTACGACCCCGCCACCCACGACGCCGCCCTGCGAGGAGCGGCCCGGCTCTACCTCGTCCCGCCCACCGCGGCCCCGGACCCGGCCGCCGTCATGCTCCCGTTTCTCGAACGGGCCCGTTCGGCCGGTGTCCGCCGCGTCGCCCTCCTCAGCTCCTCCGCCATCCCCGCCGGCGGTCCGGGGGTGGGCCAGGTGCATGCGGCACTCCCGGACCTCTTCGACGCCTGGGCGGTGCTGCGCCCCTCCTGGTTCATGCAGAACTTCACCGACCGCCATCCGCACGCGGAGAGCATCCGGACCAGCGGCGTCCTCCTGACCGCGACCGGCGCGGGCCGCGTCGGCTTCATCGACGCGGACGACATCGCCGCCGTCGCCGCCCACGCCCTCACCGACGAACCGCCCCTCCGCGGCGCCGACCTGGTGCTCACCGGTCCGCAGTCCCTGAGCTACGACGACATCGCCGCCACTCTCACGGCCCTCGGCGGCAGGCCGGTACGCCATCGCTCCCTCACCTACGACCAGCTGCACGACCGCCTGGCGGCCGATATGCCCGCGGGCTTCGCCACCCTGCTGGCCGGCCTGGACCGCGCCATCGCCGACGGTGCCGAGGACCGGGTCACGGACACCGTCGAGCGCGTCACCGGCCGGCCGCCGCGCAGCTTCCGCGAGTTCGCGGCGGCCCGGTGGGGCACCTGA
- a CDS encoding nuclear transport factor 2 family protein: MSERDHPTTPAPAPAPTAPTAPTAPTAPTDLYRHGLQLLLDKDIDGWVALFDDHAVFEFPFAPDGYPKRLEGRAAIAAYMRDYPDHVDLHAFPYLEIHRTEAPDTLVVEMRAVGRIVATGAPYEMAYIAVVTVVQGRITHYRDYWNPLAVPASMNEAKAPLSPAS; this comes from the coding sequence ATGAGCGAACGCGACCACCCCACGACACCAGCCCCGGCCCCGGCCCCGACAGCACCGACAGCACCGACAGCACCGACAGCACCGACAGACCTCTACCGCCACGGGCTGCAACTACTCCTGGACAAGGACATCGACGGCTGGGTGGCCCTGTTCGACGACCACGCGGTCTTCGAGTTCCCGTTCGCCCCCGACGGCTACCCGAAGCGGCTGGAGGGCAGGGCTGCCATCGCCGCGTACATGCGGGACTACCCCGATCACGTCGACCTCCACGCGTTCCCCTACCTGGAGATCCACCGGACCGAGGCACCGGACACCCTCGTCGTCGAGATGCGCGCCGTCGGCCGGATCGTGGCGACCGGCGCGCCGTACGAGATGGCGTACATCGCGGTGGTGACGGTCGTACAGGGCCGGATCACCCACTACCGCGACTACTGGAACCCGCTGGCCGTCCCGGCCTCGATGAACGAGGCGAAGGCCCCGCTCTCCCCCGCGTCCTGA
- a CDS encoding FAD-dependent monooxygenase: MNAARDIAAEADAEADTKAAAEPGTDAELDTDVIVVGAGPTGLLIGAELALGGVRVQILERRTAAQRDSRALTLHPRSVELMDQRGLVERFLALGRPVPEWHFAGLDTRLDFSGLDTRHGYTLFLAQARTERLLAERAKELGVPVRRGYEVVGLRQNADGNGEHAGRRGGETAKGGVEVEVRGPDGAVETVRARYVVGCDGGRSVVRQAAGIGFPGTDETLSGALGDFATVDPVALDRARAHGVLAVPLDPGAEDDHGEDDPAEGPEGPEGMKETEGTDGRTGGLTRIVLLDPERIRTPSAEPMTLDEFRASLRRICGTDCAVAQPRWLSRFGNATRLAARYRAGRVLLAGDAAHIHFPAAGQGLNTGLQDAMNLGWKLAAEINGWAPTGLLDSYHAERHPVGQAVTENTEVQTLLAELTLLPSYQRPAAALRALLTDLLGIEEVNRRLAGLVSALDTGYPPAVTDADPLVGRRMPDLALTVAGSATIRVYELLPHGRFVLLDLAGDEEMRRSVQAGWGKRVTPHTVTAHDSRADLDGVREILVRPDGHIAWATRTTDVRARRIERFRALTGWTGLPAGG, from the coding sequence ATGAATGCCGCCAGGGACATCGCCGCCGAGGCCGATGCGGAAGCCGATACGAAGGCCGCCGCCGAGCCCGGCACCGACGCCGAGCTCGACACCGATGTGATCGTCGTGGGCGCGGGGCCGACCGGGCTCCTGATCGGTGCCGAACTGGCGCTGGGCGGCGTACGGGTGCAGATCCTCGAACGGCGCACCGCGGCACAGCGGGACTCGCGAGCGCTGACGCTGCATCCGCGCAGTGTCGAGCTGATGGACCAACGGGGCCTGGTGGAACGGTTCCTGGCTCTTGGGCGCCCCGTGCCGGAGTGGCACTTCGCGGGGCTGGACACCCGGCTGGACTTCAGCGGCCTGGACACCCGGCACGGCTACACCCTGTTCCTCGCCCAGGCCCGTACCGAACGGCTGCTGGCGGAGCGCGCGAAGGAGCTCGGCGTACCGGTCCGGCGCGGCTACGAGGTGGTCGGGCTGCGACAGAACGCCGACGGCAACGGCGAGCACGCCGGGCGGCGGGGCGGGGAAACGGCCAAGGGCGGCGTCGAGGTGGAGGTCCGCGGCCCCGACGGCGCCGTGGAGACCGTCCGCGCACGGTATGTGGTCGGGTGCGACGGCGGGCGGAGCGTGGTGCGGCAAGCCGCCGGGATCGGCTTTCCCGGCACCGACGAGACGCTGAGCGGCGCGCTGGGGGACTTCGCGACCGTCGACCCGGTGGCCCTCGACCGGGCGCGGGCCCATGGCGTACTGGCGGTACCGCTGGATCCCGGGGCGGAGGACGACCACGGGGAGGACGACCCTGCGGAGGGGCCAGAGGGGCCAGAGGGGATGAAGGAGACGGAGGGCACGGACGGGCGGACGGGCGGCCTCACCCGGATCGTCCTCCTGGATCCGGAGCGGATCCGGACGCCGTCCGCAGAGCCGATGACGCTCGACGAGTTCCGGGCCTCGCTGCGACGGATCTGCGGCACCGACTGCGCTGTGGCGCAGCCCCGTTGGCTGTCGCGGTTCGGCAATGCCACCCGGCTCGCGGCCCGTTACCGTGCCGGGCGCGTCCTGCTGGCGGGCGACGCCGCCCACATCCACTTCCCGGCGGCCGGCCAGGGCCTCAACACCGGCCTCCAGGACGCGATGAACCTGGGCTGGAAGCTCGCCGCCGAGATCAACGGCTGGGCGCCCACCGGCCTGCTCGACAGTTACCACGCCGAACGGCATCCGGTCGGGCAGGCGGTCACGGAGAACACCGAGGTCCAGACGCTGCTGGCGGAGCTGACCCTGCTCCCTTCGTACCAGCGGCCGGCCGCCGCACTGCGGGCTCTGCTGACGGACCTCCTGGGCATCGAGGAGGTCAACCGCCGCCTGGCAGGCCTGGTTTCCGCGCTGGACACCGGCTATCCGCCCGCCGTCACGGACGCCGACCCGCTGGTGGGGCGGCGGATGCCCGATCTCGCGCTGACGGTGGCCGGTTCGGCGACGATACGCGTCTACGAACTCCTCCCGCACGGCCGGTTCGTCCTGCTCGACCTCGCGGGGGACGAGGAGATGCGGCGGAGCGTGCAGGCCGGATGGGGGAAGCGGGTGACCCCCCACACCGTGACCGCGCACGACTCCCGCGCCGACCTCGACGGGGTGCGCGAGATCCTCGTCCGCCCCGACGGCCATATCGCCTGGGCCACCCGCACCACGGACGTGCGGGCCCGTCGCATCGAGCGCTTCCGCGCACTGACGGGCTGGACCGGCCTCCCCGCGGGGGGATGA
- a CDS encoding TetR/AcrR family transcriptional regulator, with translation MSSASTPGPPGARPAATTTRGRPPKLDQARTVDVALALLDEVGLDALTMRRLAEAMDVRAGALYRYFATKHELLTAMAEALLADCLDRPLPSPDWSERLAELARRMRSALLSRRDGARVYAGTHSTGRHTLGFADTLIGVLREAGFAPDDAARAALTVVNFTLGHTLEEQAARQVTDDGPADPERLREAVTPAQYPHLAPALPVLTSTDFAAHFTFGLRLLIEGLRATGRGPASPGADG, from the coding sequence ATGAGTTCCGCGTCAACCCCCGGCCCTCCCGGTGCCCGTCCCGCCGCCACCACGACACGGGGCCGGCCCCCGAAGCTCGACCAGGCGCGCACCGTCGACGTCGCCCTGGCGCTGCTGGACGAGGTCGGGCTCGATGCGCTCACCATGCGGCGGCTGGCCGAGGCCATGGACGTACGGGCCGGTGCCCTGTACCGCTACTTCGCGACCAAGCACGAGCTGCTGACCGCCATGGCCGAAGCGCTGCTCGCCGACTGCCTCGACCGGCCGCTCCCGTCGCCGGACTGGAGCGAGCGGCTGGCCGAACTGGCCCGCCGGATGCGCTCGGCGCTCCTCAGCCGCCGGGACGGCGCCCGCGTCTACGCCGGTACGCACTCCACCGGCCGGCACACCCTCGGCTTTGCCGACACCCTCATCGGTGTGCTGCGGGAAGCGGGCTTCGCCCCCGACGACGCGGCCCGCGCCGCCCTCACGGTCGTCAACTTCACCCTCGGCCACACCCTGGAGGAGCAGGCCGCCCGCCAGGTCACGGACGACGGGCCGGCCGACCCCGAACGGCTGCGCGAGGCGGTGACGCCGGCGCAGTACCCCCACCTCGCCCCCGCGCTGCCGGTGCTCACCAGCACGGACTTCGCCGCGCACTTCACCTTCGGGCTGCGGCTTCTCATCGAGGGACTGCGGGCCACCGGGCGAGGTCCGGCGTCCCCGGGGGCCGACGGCTGA
- a CDS encoding MBL fold metallo-hydrolase, with protein sequence MHAASDAVPTWTVGEITVRRIDETALPAPTGRWLLPDATPDVVAGAPWLQRDFTDRDGTLRLATHSFAIEVQGLRLLVDTGIGNGKPRTNPAWNDLNSDYLQRLTAAGFAPETVDLVLLTHLHTDHVGWNTRAEKGSWVPTFPRARYLTARTEWDHWAGQELDEARRQMFRDSVHPVRDAGQLDLIEVPDEGTEIVPGVRLLPTPGHTPGQVAVELHSAGRTALITGDCIHHPVQLPRPDICSCADVDPTQAARTRSALLASLADTDTLLLGSHFPPPTAGRVISDGDAYRLSAVAPDRP encoded by the coding sequence ATGCACGCCGCCAGCGACGCGGTCCCCACCTGGACGGTGGGCGAGATCACCGTCCGCCGTATCGACGAGACCGCGCTCCCCGCGCCCACCGGCCGGTGGCTGCTGCCCGACGCCACTCCGGACGTGGTGGCCGGGGCGCCGTGGCTGCAGCGTGATTTCACCGACCGCGACGGCACTCTCCGCCTGGCCACCCACAGCTTCGCGATAGAGGTGCAGGGTCTGCGCCTCCTCGTCGACACCGGAATCGGCAACGGCAAACCCCGCACCAACCCCGCGTGGAACGACCTGAACAGCGACTACCTCCAGCGCCTGACCGCGGCAGGCTTTGCACCGGAGACGGTGGACCTGGTCCTCCTCACCCATCTGCACACCGACCACGTCGGCTGGAACACCCGCGCGGAAAAGGGCAGTTGGGTTCCCACCTTCCCTCGCGCCCGCTATCTGACGGCCCGTACGGAGTGGGACCACTGGGCAGGCCAGGAGCTGGACGAGGCCCGCCGCCAGATGTTCCGGGACTCCGTCCACCCCGTCCGCGATGCCGGGCAGCTCGACCTGATCGAGGTACCCGATGAAGGCACCGAAATCGTCCCCGGCGTCCGCCTCCTGCCCACCCCCGGACACACGCCCGGCCAGGTCGCCGTGGAGCTGCACAGCGCCGGGCGGACGGCGCTGATCACCGGCGACTGCATCCACCACCCGGTCCAGCTGCCGCGCCCCGACATCTGCAGTTGCGCGGACGTCGACCCCACACAGGCCGCCAGGACCCGCAGCGCCCTCCTCGCCTCGCTCGCCGACACCGACACCCTGCTCCTGGGCAGCCACTTTCCACCGCCCACGGCGGGCCGGGTGATATCCGACGGCGACGCCTACCGTCTCTCGGCCGTCGCCCCGGACCGTCCCTGA
- a CDS encoding chitin-binding protein, whose protein sequence is MIALFGVVAITGASAAFGPTDAEAVSGVITYHIRQGNRMYRIEDPGDDHCYGVGDGYGEVDNDTPTDLVLYNGRDCTGSVVTTVRAGSWLNARFGSLRLSAAGPRYPEDRDDRDNPALAENPEDGDGPARSDGREDSDGPARSDGRDDPDGPENAGTENPDGTENPDGRENSDGPDGLGDSDSTDQPADPDQPADPDQPADPVNAAGPVNTAHPVKTTKTTKTTSPMKTTKTTSPVKITHPVNAAHPVKTVHPAKNARRVDNRRRVNHAHPAHPAYPVRRVDLVDRVRPGSPGSPMRLGAAG, encoded by the coding sequence ATGATCGCTTTGTTTGGCGTTGTGGCCATCACCGGGGCGTCCGCCGCGTTCGGGCCGACCGACGCGGAGGCCGTCTCCGGCGTCATCACGTACCACATCCGGCAGGGCAACCGGATGTACCGGATCGAGGACCCCGGCGACGACCACTGCTACGGAGTGGGCGACGGGTACGGCGAGGTGGACAACGACACCCCCACCGACCTCGTCCTGTACAACGGCCGCGACTGCACCGGCTCCGTGGTGACGACCGTACGCGCCGGATCCTGGCTCAACGCACGGTTCGGGAGCCTGCGGCTGAGCGCGGCCGGCCCGCGCTACCCGGAGGACCGGGACGACCGCGACAACCCGGCGCTTGCGGAGAACCCGGAGGACGGGGACGGCCCCGCGCGTTCGGACGGCCGGGAGGATTCGGACGGCCCGGCGCGTTCGGACGGCCGGGACGACCCGGACGGCCCGGAGAACGCCGGTACCGAGAACCCCGACGGTACGGAGAACCCCGACGGTAGGGAGAACTCCGACGGCCCGGACGGCCTTGGGGACTCGGACAGCACTGATCAGCCCGCGGACCCGGATCAGCCCGCGGACCCGGATCAGCCCGCGGACCCGGTGAACGCGGCGGGCCCGGTGAACACCGCACACCCGGTGAAGACCACGAAGACCACCAAGACCACGAGCCCGATGAAGACCACGAAGACCACGAGCCCGGTGAAGATCACTCACCCGGTGAACGCGGCGCACCCGGTCAAGACCGTGCACCCGGCGAAGAACGCGCGCCGTGTGGACAACAGGCGCCGTGTGAACCACGCCCACCCGGCACATCCGGCGTACCCGGTACGCCGGGTCGACCTCGTGGACCGGGTGCGCCCGGGAAGCCCCGGAAGTCCCATGCGCCTGGGAGCCGCGGGCTGA
- a CDS encoding nuclease-related domain-containing DEAD/DEAH box helicase, translating to MAAGSSPGGSASRRAQEARRQERLLREQWRAARQRAERWEAASEGERRVAAQLLMLAGRGWRLLVDRRWPGTRAANVDMLLIGPGGVFVIDVKNWRAAPEPSGGRLRAGGFSRDEHRRKLLAVTKAAESAVASLGMSPVAVRPVLAFAGQRVDAELGRIRLLGEHEIGPALLSQRTRLSAESVRALTDHLARVFPEYEDPVAVPGPVPAPGPGAAPGPGASASSSRGAAARPPAAGADGLFDLDGLREAALDEARRAPIEQWMTFLDPEQLALVRRNWAGPARISGPAGTGKTVVGLHRAAYLAQRTNGRILYVTFANNLPRVQATFLGTMAPAVADRIDFRSLHSWARDYLRSRGVPVHLHKEKAETAFSLAWKHVGRNSCLTEIDPLPPYWQEEINYVIKGRGITSFEEYALLARRRRRAGLRRPHRQAVWALYEAYEAQRTERAVHDFNDVLSLALAEAAGRIGHSDYTAVVVDEVQDLTLVGVRLLHALVGDSPNGLLLVGDGQQAVYPGGFRLSDAGIDIRGDRGQVLRANYRNSKEIVDTALAVVADDAFEDLDGMRTPGRRDVDLTYHDGQVQRAVLPTPAAHDEALVAALGALSPPELAGSAVLCPSKRAIEHYQRLLTRAGLRVCLLEQYDGHPVEAVKLGSYRRAKGLEFQRVYLPRHDECLPTGKPDGGPAGETADERGELARSQLFVAMTRARDVLWLGSVRPEGGG from the coding sequence ATGGCGGCAGGGAGTTCTCCGGGCGGTTCGGCGTCACGGCGGGCGCAGGAGGCCCGTCGGCAGGAGCGGCTGTTACGCGAACAGTGGCGGGCCGCCCGGCAGCGGGCCGAGCGCTGGGAGGCGGCGAGCGAGGGGGAGCGGCGGGTCGCGGCCCAGCTGCTGATGCTGGCCGGCCGGGGCTGGCGGCTGCTGGTGGACCGGCGCTGGCCGGGCACCCGCGCGGCCAATGTGGACATGCTGCTGATCGGTCCCGGCGGCGTCTTCGTCATCGACGTCAAGAACTGGCGGGCCGCGCCGGAGCCCTCGGGCGGCCGGCTGCGGGCCGGCGGGTTCTCCCGCGACGAGCACCGGCGCAAGCTGCTCGCGGTCACCAAGGCCGCCGAGAGCGCGGTGGCCTCCCTGGGGATGTCCCCGGTGGCGGTGCGTCCGGTGCTGGCCTTCGCGGGGCAGCGGGTCGACGCGGAACTGGGCCGGATACGGCTGCTGGGCGAGCACGAGATCGGCCCGGCGCTGCTGTCGCAGCGCACCCGGCTGTCCGCGGAGTCGGTCCGCGCCCTCACCGACCACCTGGCGCGGGTCTTCCCCGAGTACGAGGACCCGGTCGCCGTCCCGGGGCCGGTCCCCGCTCCGGGCCCGGGCGCTGCTCCTGGGCCGGGCGCCTCCGCGTCGTCGTCCCGGGGAGCCGCCGCCCGTCCGCCGGCTGCCGGGGCCGACGGGCTCTTCGACCTCGACGGACTGCGGGAGGCCGCCCTCGACGAAGCGCGCCGGGCCCCCATCGAGCAGTGGATGACCTTCCTCGACCCCGAACAGCTCGCGCTGGTCCGCCGCAACTGGGCCGGCCCCGCCAGGATCAGCGGCCCGGCCGGCACCGGCAAGACCGTCGTCGGCCTGCATCGTGCGGCCTACCTCGCCCAGCGCACCAACGGCCGCATCCTCTACGTCACCTTCGCCAACAACCTCCCCCGCGTGCAGGCCACCTTCCTGGGGACCATGGCCCCGGCGGTGGCCGACCGGATCGACTTCCGCAGCCTGCACTCCTGGGCCCGGGACTATCTGCGCAGCCGGGGCGTGCCCGTCCACCTGCACAAGGAGAAGGCGGAGACGGCCTTCAGCCTCGCCTGGAAACACGTCGGCCGGAACAGCTGTCTGACCGAGATCGATCCGCTGCCCCCCTACTGGCAGGAGGAGATCAACTACGTCATCAAGGGCCGCGGCATCACCTCCTTCGAGGAGTACGCCCTGCTCGCCCGCCGTCGCCGCCGCGCCGGCCTGCGCCGCCCGCACCGGCAGGCCGTCTGGGCCCTGTACGAGGCGTACGAGGCCCAGCGCACCGAGCGCGCCGTCCACGACTTCAACGACGTGCTCTCCCTCGCGCTCGCCGAGGCGGCCGGCCGCATCGGCCACAGCGACTACACCGCCGTCGTCGTGGACGAGGTGCAGGACCTGACGCTCGTCGGGGTGCGGCTGCTGCACGCCCTGGTCGGCGACAGCCCGAACGGGCTGCTGCTGGTGGGGGACGGGCAGCAGGCCGTCTACCCGGGCGGGTTCCGGCTCTCCGACGCGGGCATCGACATCCGCGGGGACCGCGGGCAGGTCCTGCGGGCCAACTACCGCAACAGCAAGGAGATCGTGGACACCGCGCTCGCCGTGGTCGCCGACGACGCCTTCGAGGACCTCGACGGGATGCGGACCCCCGGCCGGCGGGACGTCGACCTGACCTACCACGACGGCCAGGTACAGCGTGCGGTGCTGCCCACCCCCGCCGCACACGACGAGGCGCTGGTGGCCGCGCTGGGTGCGCTGTCGCCGCCGGAGCTGGCCGGCTCCGCCGTGCTCTGCCCCTCGAAGCGCGCCATCGAGCACTATCAGCGCCTGCTCACCCGCGCGGGCCTGCGCGTCTGCCTCCTGGAGCAGTACGACGGGCATCCGGTCGAGGCCGTGAAACTGGGCAGCTACCGCCGTGCCAAGGGCCTGGAGTTCCAGCGCGTCTATCTGCCGCGGCACGACGAGTGCCTGCCGACGGGGAAGCCGGACGGCGGCCCGGCCGGCGAAACGGCCGACGAGCGCGGTGAGCTGGCCCGCAGTCAGCTCTTCGTCGCGATGACCCGCGCCCGTGACGTCCTCTGGCTGGGCAGCGTCCGGCCGGAGGGCGGGGGCTGA
- a CDS encoding TetR/AcrR family transcriptional regulator → MAERKARADALRNREAVLTAADALFARSASPRSVSMDEIAAAAGVGKGTLFRRFGDRTGLIRAVFDARIEPLRQAVTEGPAPLGPSAAPRERVPALLDALLCFKLDHRHLALALEEASSGSPYQGASYAWWHAILRDTLGRLAGTAAAATPGVTSGVTADATAGPPGGGRSGDAPSGDGRSGDGRSGADDFTAHVLLAATRADLVEHLADQEGATPDRLRAQLAAFVARVLGEEGRAA, encoded by the coding sequence ATGGCCGAACGCAAGGCGCGCGCGGATGCGCTCCGTAACCGCGAGGCCGTTCTGACGGCCGCCGACGCGCTCTTCGCCCGCAGTGCGAGCCCCCGCAGCGTGTCGATGGACGAGATCGCGGCGGCGGCCGGTGTCGGCAAGGGGACGCTCTTCCGCCGCTTCGGTGACCGCACGGGCCTGATCCGGGCCGTCTTCGACGCACGGATCGAGCCCCTGCGGCAGGCCGTGACGGAGGGCCCGGCGCCGCTCGGGCCGTCGGCCGCACCGCGCGAACGGGTACCGGCGTTGCTCGACGCCCTGCTGTGCTTCAAGCTCGACCACCGCCATCTCGCCCTTGCCCTGGAGGAGGCCAGCAGCGGCAGCCCGTACCAGGGGGCGTCCTATGCGTGGTGGCACGCGATCTTGCGGGACACGCTGGGCCGGTTGGCGGGTACGGCGGCGGCTGCCACGCCGGGCGTTACGTCGGGTGTCACGGCGGACGCCACGGCCGGTCCGCCCGGGGGTGGCCGGTCCGGAGATGCTCCGTCCGGGGACGGCCGGTCCGGGGACGGCCGGTCCGGGGCCGACGACTTCACCGCGCACGTCCTGCTAGCCGCCACCCGCGCCGATCTGGTCGAGCACCTCGCCGACCAGGAAGGGGCGACCCCCGACCGGCTGAGGGCCCAACTGGCCGCTTTCGTGGCCAGGGTGCTGGGGGAGGAGGGGCGGGCGGCCTGA
- a CDS encoding TetR/AcrR family transcriptional regulator: protein MSPRPMTRPGGRSARVQESVHAAVRALEAEEGRAALTVPLVAARAGVTPSTIYRRWGDLQELLSDVAVERLRPETPPADHGALRTDLEAWAEHFLEEMASPPGRAYLRDALAGDPDGSNAGQCSAYAAEQVDVILARAADRGEPVPDADLVMDHVVAPMIYRLVFRPGPMDASYARGLVEATLSGLMPPR, encoded by the coding sequence ATGAGCCCCAGGCCGATGACCCGCCCCGGGGGACGCAGCGCCCGCGTCCAGGAGTCGGTGCACGCAGCCGTGCGTGCCCTCGAAGCAGAAGAGGGCCGCGCGGCACTGACGGTTCCCCTGGTCGCCGCTCGCGCCGGTGTCACGCCGTCGACGATCTACCGCCGGTGGGGCGACCTCCAGGAACTGCTGTCCGACGTGGCCGTCGAACGCCTCCGCCCGGAGACCCCGCCCGCCGACCACGGAGCGCTGCGCACGGACCTGGAGGCATGGGCCGAGCATTTCCTGGAGGAGATGGCCTCGCCCCCGGGGCGGGCCTACCTCCGCGATGCGCTCGCCGGTGATCCGGACGGCAGCAATGCGGGTCAGTGCTCCGCCTACGCCGCCGAGCAGGTGGACGTCATCCTCGCCCGCGCCGCCGACCGCGGCGAGCCGGTGCCGGACGCCGACCTCGTGATGGACCACGTCGTCGCCCCCATGATCTACCGGCTGGTCTTCCGGCCGGGCCCGATGGACGCGTCGTATGCGCGCGGCCTCGTGGAGGCGACGCTCTCCGGGCTGATGCCGCCGCGCTGA